In the genome of Bacillota bacterium, one region contains:
- a CDS encoding sugar phosphate nucleotidyltransferase, producing MKAVIMAGGEGSRLRPLTCERPKPMVPVLNRPCMEHIVNLLRRYRINEIGVTLQYLPEEIQNYFRDGEEFGVRFKYFIEETPLGTAGSVKNAASFLNETFVVISGDALTDCNLQECFDFHREKRALATLVLTTVTCPLEYGVVIANKEGKITRFLEKPGWGEVFSDTVNTGIYILEPEILEFIEPGKMVDFSKDLYPRLLAAGKPLYGFVTGGYWCDIGNVDAYLLAHYDLLEGKTRLPFPAAEVAPGVWVGEETEIDPKAQITPPVFIGERCVIGPGAQIGPLTVLGREVRVGKGASLKRSVVWDYAWLGERSELRGAVIGMGARIKAGAVLLEGSVTGDRTVVGERSVVKPGVKIWPEKWVEKGARLRSSLVWGNHVRPCVFGLRGIGGDLNTEVGPELAARLGAALGSVISLPARLSLSSDGYPGTKMVKHALLAGLMSAGVKVVDFGSQILPVHRYGIRALRLKGGVHISHQGKEKVYLRFLNEQGADFTRGEQRKVEGMMSREEYRLAAPDQIILSEYVPEVNRAYLNYLLEFLDQDTCRRARIRAVVDYDPERLGSLLPVLFDALGCEIVTFAVSRKHPQTFNEMLKTAEQFGEVVKEQRAHFGAVLDSGGEEVILVDEKGRIIREDLLISLMSLVILSENEQATVALPVTASDAVEEIARLRGGKIRRTKTAPWAIMQTFLEEEVRRSQGRCPQFLFYGDALATLGVVTEFLARARKPLSEILAEIPCFPTARREIEVTWEDKGRVLRTLAEEAGESEAEMVDGVKMYHPKGWALILPDADEPLCQVYSEAFNQEIADSLTEMYTRKIQEICKPTE from the coding sequence TTGAAAGCAGTAATTATGGCAGGGGGTGAGGGTTCCCGTCTCCGCCCGCTGACCTGCGAACGGCCGAAACCGATGGTCCCTGTCTTAAATCGCCCGTGTATGGAGCATATCGTTAACTTACTCCGCAGGTACCGGATTAACGAGATCGGCGTCACTTTACAATACCTGCCGGAGGAAATCCAGAACTATTTCAGGGATGGAGAGGAGTTTGGTGTCAGATTTAAATACTTTATTGAGGAAACCCCCCTGGGAACCGCGGGAAGTGTAAAAAATGCCGCGTCCTTTTTGAATGAAACCTTTGTCGTAATCAGCGGAGACGCCCTCACTGATTGCAACCTGCAAGAGTGCTTCGACTTTCACAGAGAAAAAAGAGCACTTGCTACCCTTGTCCTGACAACGGTGACCTGTCCGCTGGAATACGGAGTCGTGATCGCAAATAAAGAGGGAAAAATCACGCGCTTTTTGGAAAAGCCGGGGTGGGGGGAAGTTTTCAGCGATACAGTTAATACCGGGATTTACATTTTAGAACCAGAAATTCTTGAGTTTATCGAACCTGGCAAAATGGTTGATTTTTCGAAAGACCTTTACCCCCGTTTACTGGCTGCAGGGAAACCTTTATATGGTTTTGTGACCGGGGGATACTGGTGTGATATCGGCAATGTTGATGCTTACCTCCTGGCACACTATGACCTGCTGGAAGGAAAAACACGACTGCCTTTTCCCGCTGCAGAAGTTGCACCTGGGGTTTGGGTCGGAGAGGAAACAGAAATCGATCCCAAAGCCCAGATTACCCCTCCTGTATTTATTGGGGAGCGGTGCGTAATCGGTCCCGGTGCTCAGATTGGGCCTCTCACCGTGTTGGGCCGGGAGGTTCGGGTAGGGAAGGGTGCCTCTCTGAAAAGGAGCGTGGTTTGGGATTACGCCTGGCTGGGAGAAAGATCTGAACTGCGCGGCGCCGTAATCGGAATGGGAGCGCGAATCAAGGCAGGAGCCGTCCTGTTGGAAGGTTCGGTCACCGGCGACCGGACGGTGGTGGGAGAAAGAAGTGTTGTGAAGCCGGGAGTCAAGATTTGGCCCGAGAAATGGGTTGAAAAGGGGGCGCGGCTCCGCTCCAGTTTGGTTTGGGGGAATCATGTCCGGCCCTGTGTTTTCGGCTTGCGCGGGATCGGCGGGGATCTCAACACAGAGGTCGGCCCCGAACTCGCGGCCCGACTGGGTGCCGCCCTGGGTTCTGTAATAAGTTTGCCGGCCCGGCTTTCTTTAAGTTCAGATGGCTACCCGGGGACAAAAATGGTTAAACACGCGTTGCTTGCCGGTTTAATGTCTGCCGGAGTCAAGGTTGTTGATTTCGGAAGCCAGATCCTTCCGGTTCACCGTTACGGAATTCGCGCCCTCCGTTTGAAGGGAGGGGTTCACATCTCTCACCAGGGAAAAGAAAAGGTGTATCTGCGCTTTCTTAACGAACAGGGGGCGGATTTTACCCGCGGTGAACAACGAAAGGTTGAGGGGATGATGAGCCGGGAGGAGTACCGCCTGGCTGCCCCCGACCAGATTATCCTTTCCGAGTATGTGCCCGAGGTAAACCGTGCTTATCTCAATTACCTGTTAGAATTTTTGGACCAAGACACCTGCAGGCGGGCGCGGATCAGGGCTGTTGTTGATTACGATCCTGAGCGGTTGGGTTCTTTGTTGCCAGTTCTATTTGATGCTCTGGGGTGTGAGATCGTCACCTTTGCGGTGTCCCGAAAACACCCTCAAACCTTTAATGAAATGCTCAAAACGGCCGAGCAATTTGGGGAAGTTGTCAAGGAACAGCGGGCGCATTTTGGTGCTGTCCTTGATTCCGGTGGCGAAGAAGTTATCCTGGTTGATGAAAAAGGACGGATTATCCGGGAGGATCTGCTTATCTCTCTAATGTCTTTGGTGATTTTAAGTGAAAACGAACAGGCTACCGTGGCTTTACCTGTTACGGCGTCTGATGCCGTAGAGGAAATAGCCCGGCTCCGGGGAGGCAAGATCCGGCGCACCAAAACGGCACCCTGGGCTATAATGCAAACCTTTTTGGAAGAAGAGGTGCGCCGTTCTCAAGGGCGCTGTCCCCAGTTTCTTTTTTACGGTGATGCGCTGGCGACACTGGGTGTTGTAACAGAGTTTTTAGCCCGCGCACGGAAACCCCTTTCGGAAATTCTCGCGGAAATTCCTTGTTTTCCAACTGCAAGGCGCGAAATTGAAGTAACCTGGGAAGATAAAGGAAGAGTTCTGAGAACCCTTGCAGAAGAGGCAGGAGAAAGTGAGGCCGAGATGGTGGATGGAGTTAAAATGTACCATCCCAAAGGGTGGGCGCTCATTCTCCCTGATGCCGACGAACCCCTCTGCCAGGTCTACAGTGAAGCCTTTAACCAGGAAATCGCCGATTCCCTGACGGAAATGTATACACGGAAAATCCAGGAAATCTGCAAGCCGACCGAGTAG
- a CDS encoding CoA transferase subunit A yields the protein MKVVSVEEAVAQLKDGMTIMIGGFLDVGIPLKIVEKLCETDVKDLTLINTCGSMVGGGFGTAYLFAQGKIKKYITSHVGVAPEHLNAYKEGKLEVEFYPMGSWIEKIRAGGSGLGGVLTPVGVETLVEEGKQKVTIDGKEYLIELPLRADIAFIKGYQADRFGNVRCRYLQRNNNPIMAFAADYVVCEVNEFVDELDPDLVHIVAPLIDAHVKGYTFEEEQQIYRDLWKERKRLKAG from the coding sequence GTGAAAGTTGTTTCCGTGGAGGAAGCTGTGGCTCAACTTAAGGATGGAATGACCATAATGATCGGTGGCTTTCTTGATGTTGGAATACCTTTAAAAATTGTCGAGAAACTATGCGAGACAGATGTCAAGGATTTAACCTTGATTAATACATGCGGCTCCATGGTTGGAGGCGGTTTTGGTACGGCGTACCTTTTCGCCCAGGGTAAAATTAAGAAATACATCACAAGCCACGTAGGTGTTGCTCCCGAACACTTAAATGCTTATAAAGAAGGGAAGCTCGAAGTCGAATTCTACCCCATGGGATCGTGGATCGAGAAAATTCGCGCCGGGGGAAGCGGTTTAGGCGGCGTCCTGACACCTGTGGGAGTTGAAACGCTCGTAGAAGAAGGGAAGCAGAAGGTAACCATTGATGGCAAGGAATATCTCATCGAATTGCCGTTAAGAGCGGATATCGCTTTTATTAAAGGGTACCAGGCAGACCGGTTTGGAAATGTAAGATGCCGTTATCTCCAAAGGAATAACAATCCCATCATGGCCTTTGCCGCAGATTATGTTGTCTGTGAGGTCAATGAATTTGTGGATGAACTTGATCCCGATCTGGTTCACATCGTCGCCCCGCTGATCGACGCACATGTAAAAGGTTACACCTTTGAAGAAGAACAGCAGATATACCGCGACCTGTGGAAGGAAAGAAAGAGGCTCAAGGCTGGTTAA
- a CDS encoding 3-oxoacid CoA-transferase subunit B: MDEREIICRRAAKELRDGMIVNLGFGMPLGVADFIPEGVHVWLETENGGMGYGGTPTYEEADCGMANAGAGPITKLPGMSVFDLSYSFQLIRGGHVDATILGCLEVDEEGNAANWALPIYPGANKYQPGMGGGMDLMFRAKKVIIAMSHTAKGAPKLVKKCQYPITAPKCAHMVITEKAVFELTENGYVLKEIWPGLTVEDIRKITEANFTVAEDLKEYQI, translated from the coding sequence ATGGATGAACGCGAAATAATTTGCCGGCGCGCTGCAAAGGAATTGCGCGATGGAATGATTGTAAACCTGGGCTTTGGGATGCCCCTCGGTGTTGCCGATTTTATCCCGGAGGGCGTTCACGTCTGGCTGGAGACCGAAAACGGGGGCATGGGGTACGGCGGGACCCCTACGTACGAAGAGGCCGACTGCGGTATGGCCAATGCCGGAGCCGGACCGATCACGAAATTGCCCGGAATGTCCGTTTTTGACCTTTCGTATTCTTTCCAGTTAATTCGGGGCGGCCACGTAGATGCTACTATTCTCGGATGCCTGGAGGTCGACGAGGAGGGGAACGCCGCCAACTGGGCTCTGCCGATTTACCCCGGTGCCAACAAGTATCAACCCGGAATGGGCGGTGGAATGGATTTGATGTTCAGGGCGAAAAAAGTCATTATTGCCATGAGCCATACCGCAAAGGGTGCTCCCAAGCTCGTCAAGAAGTGCCAATATCCAATCACTGCTCCTAAGTGCGCTCATATGGTGATTACGGAAAAGGCGGTTTTTGAATTAACCGAAAACGGTTACGTTCTAAAAGAAATCTGGCCCGGGCTCACGGTGGAGGATATTCGCAAGATTACCGAAGCTAACTTTACTGTAGCCGAAGATCTCAAAGAATATCAAATTTAA
- a CDS encoding 4Fe-4S dicluster domain-containing protein, whose amino-acid sequence MQKERSEDLIADFYAKLEGTGLVQGLEKCMACGKCVGNCPAAALAETYNSRKIIRDVLFGNAARLLTSEEIWQCLWCKTCYVSCPHDVDYILLVLSLRFLALASGYGQKYALLFKRFGERLYTYGLSFVPGEKRREQIREAREKLELPPLVIEEGALKQLQQIFDETGATDFIAKLGTREEKPLQLTYRRGRSPS is encoded by the coding sequence GTGCAAAAGGAACGCAGCGAAGATTTGATTGCAGATTTCTACGCAAAACTCGAGGGAACCGGGCTTGTTCAAGGTCTGGAAAAATGTATGGCTTGCGGGAAATGCGTCGGCAACTGCCCGGCGGCCGCCCTTGCCGAAACCTATAATTCCCGAAAGATTATTCGCGACGTGCTTTTTGGGAACGCAGCCCGCCTGCTTACCAGTGAAGAGATCTGGCAGTGCCTCTGGTGCAAAACGTGTTATGTTTCTTGCCCCCATGATGTTGATTATATATTGCTTGTATTGTCTCTGCGCTTTCTTGCCCTGGCGAGCGGTTATGGGCAGAAGTATGCTTTACTCTTCAAGCGGTTTGGGGAGAGATTGTATACATACGGTTTAAGTTTTGTGCCAGGTGAGAAAAGGAGGGAGCAGATCAGGGAAGCAAGGGAAAAACTTGAATTGCCTCCCCTTGTTATTGAAGAAGGTGCTCTCAAGCAACTGCAGCAGATTTTTGACGAGACCGGGGCAACGGACTTCATCGCAAAACTGGGGACCAGAGAAGAAAAACCGCTGCAGCTCACCTACAGGAGAGGAAGATCACCTTCATGA
- a CDS encoding CoB--CoM heterodisulfide reductase iron-sulfur subunit B family protein produces MIKDSRVRLDVVEKIPVPERVFFFRSCTGSMEYPGLEKSIREITKILGIKLVESWEQTCCSGYLMTCQTFEPITSLAVTARNLSIAEREGLDVYTNCNGCFGWMTEFKHFLDHNGEMREKVDKVLAKIGCTYQGTAQIRHFQELWYRLRDRIKEKQVRSLDGLPVGIHYGCHYLAKKYDLIDDPEYPTFQEDIVEMLGGKPVFYRARRECCGAAVGTMFTHMDDIALPHAYNKLKNAKEEGVELLLTVCPGCNVQLDRSQIAMKERGMGEIGIPVIDLSQLIAWTLGVPGELLGFHMNSIPVVIRKEGRK; encoded by the coding sequence ATGATTAAAGATAGCAGGGTCAGGCTTGATGTTGTAGAGAAGATCCCGGTTCCCGAAAGAGTTTTTTTCTTTCGCAGTTGCACCGGAAGTATGGAGTACCCCGGACTTGAGAAGTCAATCAGGGAAATCACAAAGATCCTTGGTATTAAGCTGGTAGAGTCGTGGGAACAGACATGTTGTTCCGGTTATCTCATGACGTGCCAGACTTTTGAACCGATCACTTCTCTGGCGGTTACTGCGAGAAATTTAAGCATTGCAGAAAGAGAAGGGCTTGATGTTTATACCAACTGCAACGGCTGTTTCGGCTGGATGACAGAGTTTAAGCATTTCCTCGACCATAACGGGGAAATGCGGGAAAAGGTAGATAAAGTGCTTGCGAAGATCGGGTGCACCTACCAGGGGACGGCACAAATTCGCCATTTTCAAGAGCTGTGGTACCGTCTGCGCGATCGGATCAAGGAAAAACAAGTCCGCTCGCTGGATGGGTTGCCGGTTGGTATTCATTACGGCTGCCATTACCTGGCAAAGAAATACGACCTTATCGACGATCCCGAGTACCCCACATTTCAGGAAGACATTGTGGAAATGCTAGGCGGAAAACCTGTTTTTTACCGGGCGCGGAGAGAGTGCTGCGGAGCCGCGGTAGGTACAATGTTCACACATATGGATGATATCGCCCTTCCCCATGCTTACAACAAGCTCAAGAATGCAAAAGAAGAGGGTGTGGAACTTCTCCTGACTGTGTGTCCGGGGTGTAATGTCCAACTGGACCGGTCGCAGATTGCTATGAAAGAGCGGGGTATGGGCGAGATCGGAATACCTGTTATTGATTTATCTCAGTTAATTGCGTGGACCTTGGGCGTTCCCGGGGAGCTGCTCGGCTTTCATATGAATTCAATTCCCGTCGTGATTCGGAAAGAAGGGAGAAAATAG
- a CDS encoding FAD-dependent oxidoreductase, whose product MEDRRKVLIIGGGPAGMEAAYCLACFGYQVLLVEREKYLGGRLLHLDRLYTSMEEAAVLLEALKARVNASPLIETCLETIPENIQKVNDVFEVTLSRESKSCVEKVGAVILATGAAYFDTEKCAEYGYGRYDGVLNSLDFEKLLQSARAGRGPFSAAGKLPQRVAFFQCVGSRKRAGAGSQGWPYCSKICCMYTAKQARQLRELLPDSECYVFYMDVRAAGREYEEFLRETMEKNRVRYVRGRPAKVFPNEGGLLIRAEDTLIGCPIELEVDLVVLAAALEPSSETVELARMLQLPTDAYGFLRSCSGTELLKAGEGVFFAGACEFPKGIEESRIQGQAAARSAASYLNARGSV is encoded by the coding sequence GTGGAGGATAGGAGAAAGGTTCTGATTATCGGAGGCGGGCCCGCAGGAATGGAAGCAGCGTACTGTTTGGCTTGTTTTGGCTATCAGGTACTTCTTGTTGAAAGGGAAAAGTACCTGGGGGGGCGCCTTCTTCACCTCGACCGCCTGTATACCAGCATGGAAGAAGCTGCAGTTTTGCTTGAGGCCCTCAAGGCAAGGGTTAACGCTTCTCCGTTAATCGAAACATGCCTGGAAACCATTCCTGAAAACATCCAGAAAGTGAATGATGTTTTTGAGGTGACCCTTTCTCGGGAAAGTAAGAGCTGCGTCGAAAAGGTTGGTGCCGTTATTTTAGCGACCGGTGCTGCCTATTTTGATACGGAAAAATGTGCCGAGTATGGTTATGGTCGTTATGATGGGGTTTTGAACAGTTTAGATTTTGAGAAGCTGCTTCAAAGCGCCCGGGCCGGGAGAGGCCCCTTTTCTGCAGCGGGTAAGTTGCCTCAAAGAGTCGCATTTTTCCAGTGCGTGGGTTCCCGGAAGAGAGCAGGCGCGGGTAGCCAGGGCTGGCCGTACTGCTCAAAGATATGCTGCATGTACACCGCGAAGCAGGCAAGGCAGTTGAGGGAATTGCTCCCTGACAGCGAATGCTACGTTTTCTATATGGATGTCCGAGCGGCAGGCAGGGAGTACGAAGAGTTTTTGCGGGAAACGATGGAAAAAAACCGCGTCCGGTACGTCCGGGGTCGGCCGGCGAAGGTCTTCCCGAATGAGGGCGGTTTGCTGATCCGCGCTGAAGATACCTTGATTGGGTGTCCCATTGAGCTGGAGGTTGATCTGGTTGTGCTCGCGGCGGCGCTTGAGCCTTCTTCTGAAACTGTGGAACTTGCAAGAATGCTCCAGTTGCCTACTGATGCGTATGGGTTTCTCAGGTCTTGCTCCGGGACAGAACTGTTAAAGGCAGGAGAAGGCGTCTTCTTTGCAGGGGCCTGTGAGTTTCCAAAAGGTATAGAAGAAAGCCGCATTCAGGGACAGGCCGCAGCAAGAAGCGCAGCAAGCTATTTAAACGCGCGGGGGAGTGTCTGA
- a CDS encoding 4Fe-4S dicluster domain-containing protein, which yields MRIFLSNRTGSIQREFQHEIEEKSKQNLDRCLGCGACTGGCPNVDFFDYSPREIIAMIKLGDKKKVLESETIWYCLGCYLCEERCPGRISIPRVMDSCREMSLVEGYEAARENIVLFHKLFLTQVARYGRSPETLLALLFNFKTKDYLRDADLGRRMFLKGKMKLFPERVRNREEIRSLFKEADFRGVLLK from the coding sequence ATGCGGATTTTCTTAAGCAACCGGACAGGCAGCATTCAGCGCGAGTTTCAGCATGAAATTGAAGAAAAAAGCAAGCAAAATCTTGATAGGTGCCTTGGCTGTGGAGCTTGTACAGGTGGCTGTCCCAACGTTGATTTTTTTGATTACAGTCCCAGGGAAATTATTGCAATGATCAAGCTTGGTGACAAAAAGAAGGTACTGGAAAGCGAAACGATCTGGTACTGTCTCGGTTGTTATCTTTGCGAAGAACGCTGCCCTGGGAGAATCAGTATTCCCCGTGTAATGGATAGCTGCCGGGAGATGTCTCTGGTTGAAGGTTACGAAGCTGCGAGAGAAAATATTGTTCTCTTTCACAAGCTATTTCTTACCCAGGTTGCCAGGTACGGCAGATCTCCGGAAACCCTTCTGGCGCTTCTGTTTAATTTCAAAACAAAGGATTACTTGCGTGATGCCGATCTGGGCCGGAGGATGTTTTTAAAGGGAAAAATGAAGTTATTTCCAGAGCGGGTTCGCAACCGCGAGGAGATCAGGTCTCTTTTTAAAGAGGCAGACTTCAGGGGGGTTTTACTTAAATGA
- a CDS encoding CoB--CoM heterodisulfide reductase iron-sulfur subunit B family protein — MKLAYYPGCSLHSTAQEYDISLKLCLQSLGIELSEVPDWNCCGATSAHALNEKLGTLLAVRNLSLVKNMSLNKIFAPCAACYNRLVTTQYRLQHEPAPDSEDASLTNSGELQEIKVLSILDLLCDEEVQELIKARFKKSLNGIRVACYYGCFLVRPTVAIGRCSSENPMYLEDILAAAGAEAVSWAYKTECCGAGFVLPEPQVVLNLSREILRDARRSGADVIAVACPLCQMNLDTRQDAIRREWDEDLEMPILYFTQLLGIAMGFSPRALGLKRLMVSPFPVLMQRGIS, encoded by the coding sequence ATGAAGCTGGCTTATTATCCCGGGTGTTCTCTACATTCAACCGCGCAAGAGTATGATATCAGTTTAAAGCTTTGCCTGCAAAGCCTGGGTATCGAATTATCAGAAGTGCCTGATTGGAATTGCTGCGGGGCAACGTCCGCCCACGCGCTCAATGAGAAGCTGGGTACCCTGCTGGCTGTACGTAATTTAAGTCTTGTTAAAAATATGTCACTTAACAAGATTTTTGCCCCCTGCGCTGCCTGTTACAACCGGTTAGTCACAACTCAGTACCGCTTGCAACATGAGCCTGCGCCTGATTCTGAAGATGCCTCCCTGACGAATTCAGGCGAACTCCAGGAAATCAAGGTTTTAAGCATCCTTGACCTCCTGTGCGATGAGGAGGTACAGGAGTTAATTAAAGCCCGCTTCAAGAAGTCGCTGAACGGCATTCGGGTTGCGTGCTATTACGGCTGTTTTTTGGTACGACCGACAGTTGCTATTGGTCGTTGCTCTTCTGAAAATCCAATGTACTTAGAAGACATTCTCGCTGCAGCAGGTGCGGAGGCTGTCTCCTGGGCTTATAAAACTGAATGTTGCGGTGCCGGTTTTGTCCTGCCGGAACCCCAAGTCGTCCTCAACCTGTCACGCGAAATCTTAAGAGATGCGAGGCGTTCGGGCGCAGATGTGATCGCGGTAGCATGTCCTTTGTGCCAGATGAACCTCGATACGCGTCAGGATGCAATTCGGAGGGAGTGGGACGAAGATCTTGAGATGCCGATCCTCTATTTTACGCAGCTGCTGGGGATAGCAATGGGTTTCTCCCCCCGCGCTTTAGGTCTAAAACGTCTCATGGTGAGCCCCTTTCCTGTTTTAATGCAGAGAGGAATCTCTTGA
- a CDS encoding MFS transporter: protein MAVHEPKTEKRVFDNVLVQKVLSYRYFIFVLIAIPYFLVYFHRTSTAVVAKALVDAFNVTPAALGLLGSMYFYPYAAGQLPAGILADNWGPKKTVSLFLLIAAIGAIVFGAAPSFAVTVVGRFLVGLGVGFVYVPAMRLLADWFRRQEFATMSGIMLAIGNLGSLSSAGPLALMMVAIGWRNSFHVIGAVTFLAVILFFLFMVNKPQDKGWPSIQEIEGTVPAAGQSVKKYGVGESLKMIFSNWEFNKIGILLFFFYGGMMGFQGLWAGPWLRHVYGMEPTQAANYLMLMAVGLVFGCPLSGILSDKVLKSRKKVLLYGGFLYTLSYIPIVLKIDSLSPVMIAVLFFYWGLTAGSFVVCFANSKECFPVELAGTSTGSVNLYIFVGGAIHQQVMGLIIQRYPAIDGVYPAAAYQTAFGFLIAGMALALLLYSTFKEKPQF, encoded by the coding sequence GTGGCAGTTCATGAGCCTAAAACGGAAAAAAGGGTTTTTGACAATGTCCTTGTTCAAAAAGTGCTATCTTACCGCTATTTTATCTTTGTACTAATCGCAATCCCTTATTTTCTCGTCTACTTCCACAGAACCTCTACAGCTGTCGTTGCGAAGGCGCTTGTTGATGCGTTCAATGTAACACCTGCTGCGCTGGGACTTTTAGGGTCGATGTACTTTTATCCCTACGCAGCGGGACAGTTGCCGGCCGGTATCCTGGCGGACAACTGGGGCCCCAAAAAGACGGTTTCTCTGTTCCTCTTAATTGCGGCCATCGGTGCGATTGTTTTTGGTGCCGCGCCGAGTTTTGCAGTCACGGTTGTCGGTAGATTCCTTGTAGGTTTGGGTGTGGGTTTTGTTTATGTACCGGCCATGAGACTCCTTGCAGACTGGTTCCGAAGGCAGGAGTTTGCAACCATGTCTGGAATCATGCTTGCCATCGGAAACCTTGGCTCGTTATCTTCAGCCGGTCCCCTGGCCTTGATGATGGTTGCAATCGGTTGGCGCAACTCTTTTCACGTAATCGGAGCTGTAACCTTCTTGGCGGTGATCCTGTTCTTTCTCTTTATGGTGAACAAACCACAGGACAAGGGCTGGCCCAGCATTCAGGAAATCGAAGGAACCGTTCCTGCGGCAGGTCAGAGTGTGAAGAAGTACGGGGTTGGCGAAAGCCTGAAGATGATCTTCTCGAACTGGGAGTTCAACAAGATCGGGATACTCTTGTTCTTCTTTTACGGCGGGATGATGGGATTCCAAGGGCTTTGGGCAGGTCCCTGGCTTCGGCACGTGTACGGAATGGAACCTACGCAGGCCGCAAATTACCTTATGCTGATGGCGGTTGGCCTGGTCTTTGGGTGTCCTCTGTCTGGGATACTATCGGACAAGGTGCTTAAATCCAGGAAAAAGGTTCTTTTGTACGGGGGTTTCCTGTATACACTCTCGTATATCCCAATTGTTTTGAAAATTGACAGTTTAAGCCCGGTTATGATTGCTGTTTTGTTCTTCTACTGGGGCCTCACAGCCGGGAGTTTTGTTGTCTGTTTCGCCAATTCCAAAGAATGCTTCCCAGTGGAGCTGGCAGGTACGTCAACCGGGTCGGTCAACCTGTATATCTTCGTCGGCGGCGCAATCCACCAGCAGGTGATGGGCCTCATTATTCAGCGCTACCCTGCGATAGATGGGGTGTATCCGGCCGCGGCTTATCAGACGGCATTCGGGTTTTTGATTGCAGGGATGGCCCTTGCACTCCTCCTCTATTCAACATTTAAAGAGAAGCCACAATTTTAG
- a CDS encoding CoA-transferase, with amino-acid sequence MEYGPAEMLVVALAREVQNGKTYFTGLASPVPVTAMKLARALHAPESIWITIAGGIDPQPDPAATPSTLDQERLLKGVVSYFTLEEVFDLACSGRIDHAFLSFIQMSKKGEINMSYVGGEYDKPKVRLPGGAGSATLTPTVKQVLIWRTAHDARSLVEEVEFCTTKGNIYKVFTPLSTFIMKDGELQLESIHPYTTLDEVKKNTGWEITQTDVPVTSPPTEDELAALQKVDPNKIYLAEF; translated from the coding sequence ATGGAATACGGCCCAGCTGAAATGTTGGTTGTAGCCCTGGCGCGGGAGGTCCAGAACGGGAAAACATACTTTACGGGATTAGCGTCTCCCGTCCCGGTAACTGCCATGAAGCTGGCGCGTGCCCTGCACGCACCAGAGTCTATTTGGATTACCATTGCGGGGGGGATCGATCCCCAACCCGATCCGGCAGCAACACCGTCCACCCTGGATCAGGAGAGACTTCTCAAAGGGGTAGTAAGCTATTTCACGCTTGAAGAGGTTTTTGACCTTGCGTGCAGTGGAAGAATTGACCATGCTTTCTTGAGCTTTATCCAGATGAGCAAAAAGGGCGAAATCAACATGTCTTACGTCGGAGGAGAATACGATAAACCGAAGGTCCGGCTGCCCGGGGGCGCGGGAAGCGCGACCCTGACGCCGACAGTAAAGCAGGTTTTAATCTGGCGTACCGCACACGATGCACGTTCCCTTGTTGAGGAGGTAGAGTTCTGCACGACGAAGGGCAATATATACAAGGTGTTCACTCCGTTATCCACTTTTATTATGAAAGATGGAGAGCTGCAATTAGAAAGCATCCACCCGTATACCACCCTGGACGAGGTTAAGAAGAACACCGGCTGGGAAATTACGCAAACAGATGTACCTGTAACTTCGCCTCCAACTGAAGATGAGCTGGCAGCATTACAAAAAGTAGATCCAAATAAGATATACCTGGCAGAATTTTAA